The following coding sequences lie in one Mycobacterium sp. Z3061 genomic window:
- the fadD11 gene encoding fatty acid--CoA ligase FadD11: protein MSPTERPRTMCEAFQRTAVVDPDAVALRTAGGARELTWRDYAEQVRKVAAGLTGLGVRRGDTVSLMMANRVEFYPLEIGAQHVGATSFSVYNTLPAEQLTYVFGNAGTAVVMCEEQYVDRIRASGAAIEHIICIDGNPAGTLSVEDLYAAAPVDFDFESAWRAVQPDDVVTLIYTSGTTGNPKGVEMTHTNLLFEGYALDSVLGVEHGDRITSYLPSAHIADRITALYSQEMFGTQVTVVSDVRTIAAALPDVRPMIWGAVPRVWEKLRAGIEFAVSNEPDEVKRQALQWAMSVAAKRSTAELAGETMSEELAAEWATADDLVLSKLRERIGFGELRWAVSGAAPIPRETLAFFMGIGIPISELWGMSELSCAASACHPRDAKLGTVGKLLPGLEGRIADDGEYLVRGPLVMKRYRKEPAKTAEAIDDQGWLHTGDIVEVDDEGYLRVVDRKKELIINAAGKNMSPANIENTIVAACRMVGVMIAIGDGRPYNTALMVFDADSVGPYAAQRGLDPSPEALASHPEVVAEIAAGVAEGNQKLSRVEQIKRFRILPALWEPGGDEITLTMKLKRKPIHAKYAAEIEELYVSEPGPHIHEPSAAPAPQPA from the coding sequence ATGAGCCCAACCGAACGTCCGCGAACCATGTGTGAGGCCTTTCAGCGCACCGCGGTCGTCGACCCGGACGCGGTGGCGCTGCGCACCGCAGGGGGCGCCCGGGAGCTCACGTGGCGCGACTACGCCGAGCAGGTGCGCAAGGTCGCCGCCGGCCTCACCGGCCTGGGGGTTCGCCGCGGCGACACCGTTTCGCTGATGATGGCCAACCGCGTCGAGTTCTACCCCCTTGAGATCGGCGCGCAACATGTTGGGGCCACGTCGTTTTCGGTGTACAACACGCTGCCGGCCGAGCAGCTGACCTACGTCTTCGGCAACGCCGGCACCGCGGTGGTGATGTGTGAAGAACAGTATGTGGACCGGATCCGCGCCAGCGGCGCCGCGATCGAGCACATCATCTGTATCGACGGCAACCCCGCGGGCACGCTGTCGGTCGAGGACCTGTACGCGGCCGCGCCGGTGGACTTCGACTTCGAATCGGCTTGGCGGGCCGTGCAACCCGACGATGTCGTCACTTTGATCTACACCTCGGGTACCACTGGAAATCCGAAGGGTGTGGAGATGACTCACACCAACCTGCTCTTTGAGGGGTACGCGCTGGACAGCGTGCTGGGAGTCGAGCACGGCGACCGGATCACCTCGTACCTGCCGTCCGCTCATATCGCCGACCGGATAACCGCCCTGTACTCACAGGAGATGTTCGGGACCCAGGTGACGGTGGTCTCCGACGTCCGTACGATCGCCGCGGCGCTGCCCGACGTGCGGCCCATGATTTGGGGCGCGGTGCCCCGCGTTTGGGAAAAGCTCAGGGCCGGAATCGAATTCGCGGTAAGTAACGAGCCCGATGAGGTCAAGCGGCAGGCATTGCAATGGGCGATGTCGGTGGCGGCCAAGCGCTCGACAGCGGAACTCGCCGGGGAGACGATGTCAGAGGAGCTGGCGGCCGAGTGGGCCACCGCCGACGACCTGGTGCTGTCCAAGCTGCGCGAGCGGATCGGTTTCGGAGAGCTGCGCTGGGCGGTGTCAGGCGCGGCACCGATCCCGAGGGAGACCTTGGCCTTCTTCATGGGCATCGGTATCCCGATCTCCGAGCTCTGGGGCATGTCCGAGCTCAGCTGCGCTGCCAGCGCGTGCCACCCCCGCGACGCCAAGCTGGGCACCGTCGGCAAGCTGCTACCCGGCCTCGAGGGCAGGATTGCCGACGACGGCGAGTACCTGGTGCGCGGGCCACTGGTGATGAAGCGCTACCGAAAGGAGCCGGCCAAGACCGCAGAAGCGATCGACGACCAGGGCTGGCTACACACCGGCGACATTGTCGAGGTCGACGACGAGGGTTACCTGCGGGTGGTGGACCGCAAGAAGGAGCTGATCATCAACGCGGCCGGAAAGAACATGTCCCCGGCCAACATCGAGAACACCATCGTCGCCGCGTGCCGGATGGTCGGGGTGATGATCGCGATCGGCGACGGCCGGCCCTACAACACCGCGCTGATGGTTTTCGACGCCGACTCGGTCGGCCCGTATGCGGCCCAGCGAGGGCTCGATCCCTCCCCGGAGGCCCTGGCCTCACACCCGGAAGTGGTCGCGGAGATCGCCGCCGGCGTGGCCGAGGGCAACCAAAAACTGTCGAGGGTGGAGCAGATCAAGCGGTTTCGCATCCTGCCGGCCTTGTGGGAGCCCGGCGGTGACGAGATCACGCTGACCATGAAGCTCAAGCGCAAGCCCATCCACGCCAAGTATGCCGCCGAGATTGAGGAGCTGTACGTGAGTGAACCCGGACCGCACATCCACGAGCCGAGCGCCGCACCGGCGCCGCAGCCGGCATAG
- a CDS encoding MerR family transcriptional regulator, producing MRLTIGEVSRQAGIAATTLRYYEQIGLIPAPARRGGQRRYDDAVLARLEVIRLCKSAGFALEEIQLLFADDVPGRPASRALAQAKLAEIDAHMASLARAREVIEWGMRCTCPSIDACTCGIHQALPAAKP from the coding sequence ATGCGCCTGACCATCGGAGAGGTGTCCCGCCAAGCCGGGATCGCGGCAACCACGCTGCGCTACTACGAGCAGATCGGCCTGATCCCGGCGCCCGCCCGCCGAGGCGGCCAGCGTCGCTATGACGATGCGGTGCTTGCTCGACTGGAGGTGATCCGGCTGTGCAAGTCCGCGGGATTCGCGTTGGAGGAGATCCAGCTGCTGTTCGCCGACGATGTGCCGGGGCGCCCCGCCAGTCGCGCGCTCGCGCAGGCCAAGCTCGCCGAAATTGACGCACACATGGCATCGTTGGCGCGGGCGCGAGAGGTCATCGAGTGGGGGATGCGCTGCACCTGTCCGTCAATTGACGCGTGCACGTGCGGCATTCACCAGGCGTTGCCCGCCGCCAAACCCTAG
- a CDS encoding serine/threonine-protein kinase PknD: MVEDRAGSQFGPYRLIRLLGSGGFGEVYEAEDTAMNRIVALKLLSNTYSQDPVFRERLFREARTAGRLREPHVLPIHSCGEIDGQVYIDMRLVRGVDLETLLKREGPLDPARAVKLIRQVAAALDAAHAETVLHRDVKPANILLSGDDFASLVDFGLASAAGDARLTKTGKAVGTFDYVAPERLSEAPVDHRCDVYALACVLYELLTGKAPYEEHRDLSALMTAHLNAPIPRPSQQRPGIPAALDDVIARGMAKNPDARYRSAGELAQAAENALKPAAPTREWGIEAPAPPMPHAPPPLPPPSAPRPPWAQPPDRKRRHRVVFVVAAIAMVAVAITVGIVAIVHRHDEAHPSAATTPRPSSTVPTVLKFPNLVKPRGVAVDEAGNVYVAELTNHSPEGRVLKLPAAQSSPTELAFGEVYGLDVAADNEGNVYLADIHAPGVWKLAPGARGPILLPFGHVGRPAGLAVGKDGSVYLTDNALKQVLKLAPGATSATQLMPTVPMSGPGGVAVDKDGNLYIADSDDRRVLKLPVGAATPTELPFAGLQAPYGVAVDPGGNVYVSDLEGHGIFRLAAGATSATRLAFPGLNYPLGIAVDKDGDLFVVDCHRTDDCATGKVLELGPPR; encoded by the coding sequence GTGGTCGAGGATCGGGCGGGTTCGCAGTTCGGGCCGTATCGGTTGATCCGACTGTTGGGTAGCGGTGGGTTCGGCGAGGTCTACGAAGCCGAGGACACCGCCATGAACCGCATCGTCGCGCTCAAGTTGCTGAGCAACACCTACTCGCAGGATCCGGTGTTCCGCGAGCGTCTTTTCCGGGAGGCGCGTACCGCCGGACGTCTTCGAGAACCTCATGTGCTGCCGATTCACAGCTGCGGGGAGATCGACGGCCAGGTCTACATCGACATGCGGCTGGTCCGGGGCGTGGATCTGGAGACCCTGCTCAAGCGGGAGGGGCCGCTTGACCCGGCCCGCGCGGTGAAGCTGATCCGCCAGGTCGCCGCCGCCCTGGATGCCGCGCACGCCGAAACGGTGCTGCACCGCGATGTCAAACCGGCAAACATCCTGCTGTCCGGTGACGACTTCGCCAGCCTGGTCGACTTCGGTCTGGCCAGCGCGGCCGGCGACGCCCGCCTCACCAAGACCGGGAAGGCGGTCGGCACTTTCGATTACGTTGCCCCGGAACGACTTTCGGAAGCACCGGTGGATCACCGCTGCGATGTGTACGCGCTCGCCTGCGTTCTCTACGAGCTGCTTACGGGCAAGGCGCCGTACGAGGAGCACCGTGACCTTTCCGCCCTCATGACCGCGCACTTGAACGCGCCCATACCGCGACCCAGCCAGCAGCGCCCCGGCATCCCGGCCGCGCTGGACGACGTCATTGCACGAGGCATGGCGAAGAATCCCGACGCGCGCTACCGCAGTGCCGGCGAACTGGCCCAGGCCGCCGAGAACGCGCTGAAACCCGCCGCTCCGACCCGCGAATGGGGCATCGAGGCACCGGCGCCGCCGATGCCGCATGCGCCGCCACCTCTCCCCCCGCCGTCCGCGCCCCGACCGCCGTGGGCCCAGCCGCCCGACCGCAAGCGCCGCCATCGCGTTGTGTTCGTGGTGGCCGCCATCGCCATGGTGGCCGTCGCGATCACCGTCGGGATCGTCGCGATCGTGCACCGACACGACGAAGCGCACCCATCGGCCGCCACCACACCGAGGCCGTCCTCGACGGTGCCGACCGTGCTGAAGTTCCCCAACCTGGTGAAACCGCGCGGAGTGGCAGTCGATGAAGCCGGCAACGTCTACGTCGCCGAGTTGACCAACCACTCCCCGGAAGGCCGCGTGCTGAAACTGCCTGCCGCGCAGTCCTCTCCCACCGAATTGGCATTCGGGGAGGTCTACGGCTTGGACGTGGCGGCGGACAACGAAGGCAACGTCTACCTCGCCGACATTCACGCGCCCGGCGTGTGGAAACTCGCCCCGGGCGCCCGCGGCCCGATCCTGCTGCCGTTCGGCCACGTCGGCAGGCCGGCGGGTCTGGCGGTGGGCAAGGACGGCAGCGTCTACCTGACCGACAACGCGCTCAAACAGGTGCTGAAGCTGGCCCCGGGGGCGACCAGCGCGACCCAGCTGATGCCCACCGTTCCGATGAGCGGGCCGGGGGGCGTCGCGGTGGACAAGGATGGCAACCTCTACATCGCCGACAGCGATGACCGCCGCGTGCTCAAGCTGCCCGTCGGCGCTGCAACTCCCACCGAGTTGCCGTTCGCCGGCCTCCAGGCGCCTTACGGTGTGGCGGTGGACCCGGGTGGGAACGTCTATGTCTCCGATCTTGAGGGGCACGGGATTTTCAGATTGGCCGCCGGCGCCACCAGCGCCACCCGCCTCGCCTTCCCGGGGCTCAACTACCCGCTCGGGATCGCGGTGGATAAGGACGGCGATCTGTTTGTCGTCGACTGCCATCGCACAGACGACTGCGCGACCGGCAAGGTGCTGGAACTGGGACCGCCCCGATGA
- a CDS encoding class I SAM-dependent methyltransferase → MGRNAGIDVSSLSPLEQTALLTEYARALDSRCARPILGDALADRVVGMIDYDFAGLGVTASVVCQSALRAKMLDDRVRAFTAEHPDAVVVDLGAGVDSGPLRVNPPATVDWYSLDLPGVIALRDRVLPPSKHAHSVAASVADHDWPAAIPADRPTILIADGLFAFLTESVIVGVFRRISEYFESGEIAFNDYGRIGWFSRLAVKLAPQKMFSSVGNQWGYAGFKDARVPETWNPRLTLVEAASLAHAPEVELFPKWIRVATKASGKFKAGARKARILRYRF, encoded by the coding sequence ATGGGGCGGAACGCGGGTATTGACGTCAGCAGTCTCTCGCCGCTGGAGCAAACGGCGCTCCTCACCGAATATGCGCGGGCGTTGGACAGTCGTTGTGCGCGGCCAATTCTCGGCGATGCGCTGGCCGACCGGGTGGTCGGCATGATCGACTACGACTTCGCCGGACTCGGAGTGACCGCCAGCGTGGTGTGCCAATCGGCGCTGCGCGCCAAGATGCTCGACGACCGGGTGCGGGCATTCACCGCCGAGCATCCCGACGCCGTGGTCGTCGACCTCGGCGCCGGAGTGGACTCGGGTCCGCTGCGGGTTAACCCGCCCGCCACCGTCGACTGGTACAGCCTCGACCTGCCGGGCGTGATCGCGCTGCGCGACCGGGTGCTGCCACCCAGCAAACACGCGCATTCGGTCGCGGCGTCGGTGGCCGACCACGACTGGCCTGCGGCCATCCCCGCCGACCGGCCGACGATATTGATCGCCGACGGGCTGTTCGCTTTCTTGACCGAGTCGGTGATTGTCGGCGTCTTCCGACGAATTTCCGAGTATTTCGAGTCGGGTGAAATCGCGTTCAACGACTACGGCCGGATTGGCTGGTTCAGTCGACTCGCCGTAAAGCTGGCACCGCAGAAAATGTTCAGCAGCGTCGGGAATCAATGGGGATATGCCGGCTTCAAGGATGCGCGGGTACCCGAGACGTGGAACCCCCGGTTGACGCTCGTCGAGGCGGCCAGCTTGGCGCACGCTCCCGAGGTGGAGCTCTTTCCGAAGTGGATCCGGGTTGCTACCAAGGCATCCGGGAAATTCAAGGCCGGTGCCCGCAAGGCCCGGATCCTGCGCTACCGGTTCTAG
- the dnaE gene encoding DNA polymerase III subunit alpha: MNQSSFVHLHNHTEYSMLDGAAKISPMLAEAQRLEMPAIGMTDHGNMFGASEFYNSATKVGIKPIIGVEAYIAPGSRFDTRRITWGDPSQKSDDVSGSGSYTHMTMMAENATGLRNLFKLSSLASFEGQLGKWSRMDAELIAEHAEGIIATTGCPSGEVQTRLRLGHEREALEAAAKWREIFGAENFFLELMDHGISIEHRVREGLLEIGRKLGIPPLATNDCHYVTRDASHNHEALLCVQTGKTLSDPNRFKFDGDGYYLKSAAEMRQLWDSQVPGACDSTLLIGERVQSYADVWTPRDRMPIFPVPDGHDQGSWLHHEVMAGLARRFPDGVGQDYIDRAEYEIKVICDKGFPAYFLIVADLINHARSVDIRVGPGRGSAAGSLVAYAMGITNIDPIPHGLLFERFLNPERPSAPDIDIDFDDRRRGEMVRYAADKWGQDRVAQVITFGTIKTKAALKDSARIHYGQPGFAIADRITKALPPPIMAKDIPLSGITDPAHERFKEAAEVRGLIETDPDVRTIYQTARGLEGLIRNAGVHACAVIMSSEPLTEAIPLWRRPQDGAIITGWDYPSCEAIGLLKMDFLGLRNLTIIGDALENIKANRGIDLDLESVPLDDKPTYELLGRGDTLGVFQLDGGPMRDLLRRMQPTEFNDIVAVLALYRPGPMGMNAHNDYADRKNGRQAIKPIHPELEEPLREILSETYGLIVYQEQIMFIAQKVASYTMGKADALRKAMGKKKLEVLEAEYKGFYEGMTTNGFSEKAVKALWDTILPFAGYAFNKSHAAGYGLVSYWTAYLKANYPAEYMAGLLTSVGDDKDKAAVYLADCRKLGITVLPPDVNESLVNFASVGKDIRFGLGAVRNVGANVVGSLIKTRNEKGKFTDFSDYLNKIDISACNKKVTESLIKAGAFDSLKHARKGLFLVHTDAVDSVLGTKKAEAMGQFDLFGGDDGCTEAVFTIKVPDDEWEDKHKLALEREMLGLYVSGHPLNGVAHLLATQVDTAIPAILDGDVANETQVRVGGILASVNRRVNKNGMPWASAQLEDLTGGIEVMFFPHTYSNYGAEIADDVVVLVNAKVAIRDDRISLIANELVVPDFSNAQPNRPLAVSLPTRQCTIDKVTALKQVLARHPGTSQVHLRLISGDRITTLELDQSLRVTPSPALMGDLKELLGPGCLGS; the protein is encoded by the coding sequence ATGAACCAATCGTCGTTCGTGCACCTGCACAACCACACCGAGTACTCGATGCTCGACGGTGCCGCGAAGATCTCGCCGATGCTGGCCGAGGCGCAACGGTTGGAGATGCCCGCAATCGGCATGACCGACCACGGAAACATGTTCGGCGCCAGCGAGTTCTACAACTCAGCCACCAAGGTCGGCATCAAGCCGATCATCGGCGTCGAGGCGTACATCGCTCCCGGCTCGCGATTCGATACCCGTCGCATCACCTGGGGTGATCCCAGCCAGAAGTCCGACGACGTATCGGGCAGCGGCTCCTACACGCACATGACGATGATGGCCGAGAACGCGACCGGCCTGCGCAACCTGTTCAAGCTGTCGTCGCTGGCTTCCTTCGAAGGCCAGCTCGGCAAGTGGTCGCGCATGGATGCCGAGCTCATCGCCGAACACGCCGAGGGCATCATCGCCACCACCGGTTGCCCGTCGGGGGAGGTGCAGACGCGGCTGCGGCTGGGTCACGAGCGCGAGGCGCTGGAGGCCGCCGCCAAATGGCGGGAGATCTTCGGCGCCGAGAACTTCTTTCTCGAGCTGATGGACCACGGCATCTCCATCGAACACCGGGTGCGCGAGGGCCTGCTGGAAATCGGCCGCAAGCTCGGTATCCCGCCGCTGGCCACCAACGACTGTCATTACGTGACCCGCGACGCATCCCATAACCACGAGGCGCTGCTGTGCGTGCAGACCGGCAAGACGCTCTCGGACCCTAACCGGTTCAAGTTCGACGGCGACGGCTACTACCTGAAGTCGGCCGCCGAGATGCGTCAGCTCTGGGACAGCCAGGTTCCCGGAGCGTGCGACTCCACCCTGCTGATCGGCGAGCGGGTCCAGTCCTACGCCGACGTGTGGACCCCGCGCGACCGGATGCCCATCTTCCCGGTGCCCGACGGGCACGACCAGGGGTCGTGGCTGCACCACGAGGTGATGGCGGGCCTGGCGCGGCGCTTTCCCGACGGCGTCGGCCAGGACTACATCGATCGTGCCGAGTACGAGATCAAGGTCATCTGCGACAAAGGTTTTCCGGCGTACTTCCTGATCGTGGCCGACCTGATCAACCACGCACGCTCGGTCGATATCCGGGTGGGGCCGGGGCGTGGCTCGGCTGCGGGCTCCCTGGTGGCTTACGCGATGGGTATCACCAATATCGATCCCATTCCGCACGGCCTGCTGTTCGAGCGATTCCTCAACCCCGAGCGCCCGTCGGCCCCAGACATCGACATCGACTTCGACGACCGTCGCCGCGGTGAGATGGTGCGCTACGCCGCCGACAAGTGGGGGCAGGACCGGGTTGCCCAGGTCATCACCTTCGGCACGATCAAAACGAAAGCCGCGCTGAAGGATTCGGCGCGCATCCACTACGGCCAGCCCGGCTTCGCGATCGCCGACCGGATCACCAAGGCGTTGCCGCCGCCCATCATGGCCAAGGACATTCCGTTGTCCGGCATCACCGACCCGGCCCATGAGCGGTTCAAGGAAGCCGCCGAGGTGCGCGGCCTGATCGAAACCGATCCCGACGTGCGCACCATTTACCAGACGGCGCGGGGCCTGGAGGGCCTGATCCGCAACGCCGGTGTGCACGCGTGTGCGGTGATCATGAGCAGCGAGCCGCTGACCGAGGCCATTCCGTTGTGGAGGCGGCCGCAGGACGGCGCCATCATCACCGGCTGGGATTACCCGTCCTGTGAGGCCATCGGCCTGCTGAAGATGGACTTCCTGGGCCTGCGCAACCTGACGATCATCGGCGACGCGCTGGAGAACATCAAGGCCAACCGGGGAATCGACCTCGACCTGGAATCGGTCCCGCTGGACGACAAACCCACCTACGAACTACTGGGCCGCGGCGATACCCTGGGCGTGTTCCAGCTCGACGGTGGCCCGATGCGGGATCTGTTGCGCCGCATGCAGCCCACCGAGTTCAACGACATCGTCGCCGTGTTGGCGTTGTACCGCCCCGGGCCGATGGGCATGAACGCCCACAACGACTATGCCGACCGCAAGAACGGCCGGCAGGCGATCAAGCCGATCCACCCGGAGCTCGAGGAGCCGCTGCGCGAGATCCTCTCGGAGACTTACGGTCTGATCGTCTACCAAGAGCAGATCATGTTCATCGCCCAGAAGGTCGCCTCCTACACGATGGGCAAGGCCGACGCGCTGCGCAAGGCCATGGGCAAGAAGAAGCTCGAGGTGCTCGAAGCCGAGTACAAGGGTTTCTACGAGGGCATGACCACCAACGGCTTCTCCGAAAAAGCCGTGAAAGCGTTGTGGGACACCATCCTTCCGTTCGCCGGCTACGCATTCAACAAGTCGCACGCAGCTGGATACGGCCTGGTCTCCTACTGGACGGCGTACCTGAAGGCCAACTATCCGGCCGAATACATGGCGGGCCTGCTCACCTCCGTCGGTGACGACAAGGACAAGGCCGCGGTCTATCTGGCCGACTGCCGCAAGCTGGGGATCACCGTGCTGCCTCCCGACGTGAACGAGTCGCTGGTGAACTTCGCCTCGGTCGGCAAGGACATCCGCTTCGGGTTGGGCGCCGTGCGCAACGTCGGTGCCAACGTCGTCGGCTCGCTGATCAAGACCCGCAACGAGAAGGGCAAGTTCACCGACTTCTCGGATTACCTGAACAAGATCGACATCTCGGCCTGCAACAAGAAGGTCACCGAGTCGTTGATCAAGGCCGGTGCTTTCGACTCGCTGAAGCACGCTCGCAAGGGCCTGTTCCTGGTGCACACCGACGCTGTCGATTCGGTGCTGGGCACCAAGAAGGCCGAGGCGATGGGCCAGTTCGACCTGTTCGGCGGAGACGACGGGTGCACCGAGGCGGTCTTCACCATCAAGGTGCCCGACGACGAGTGGGAAGACAAACACAAACTCGCCCTGGAACGCGAGATGCTGGGTCTCTACGTCTCTGGGCATCCACTCAACGGGGTGGCGCACCTGCTGGCCACACAGGTCGACACCGCGATCCCGGCGATCCTGGACGGCGATGTCGCCAACGAGACCCAGGTGCGGGTGGGTGGCATCCTCGCCTCGGTGAACCGGCGGGTCAACAAGAACGGAATGCCCTGGGCTTCAGCGCAATTGGAAGACCTGACCGGTGGCATCGAGGTGATGTTCTTCCCCCACACGTATTCGAACTACGGTGCCGAGATCGCTGACGACGTGGTGGTGCTTGTCAACGCCAAGGTTGCCATCCGCGATGACCGCATCAGCCTGATCGCCAACGAGCTTGTGGTGCCGGACTTCTCCAACGCCCAGCCGAATCGGCCGCTGGCGGTCAGTCTGCCCACCCGGCAGTGCACCATTGACAAGGTGACCGCTCTCAAGCAGGTGCTGGCGCGCCATCCGGGCACCTCGCAGGTGCATCTGCGACTCATCAGCGGCGACCGGATCACGACGCTGGAACTGGATCAGTCGCTGCGGGTGACGCCATCGCCGGCGTTGATGGGTGATCTCAAGGAGTTGCTCGGCCCGGGGTGTCTGGGCAGCTGA
- a CDS encoding SRPBCC family protein, with the protein MASVELNSNVPMAPQDMWERVSDLSELGEWLVMHEGWRSDIPDEITVGTEIIGVARSKGLRNRVTWTVTKWDPPHEVAMSGSGKGGAKYGVTVTVAPHEDGSTMGLRLELGGRALFGPVGSAAARAVKGDVEKSLQLFVERYA; encoded by the coding sequence ATGGCTTCCGTTGAGTTGAACTCAAACGTCCCGATGGCCCCGCAGGACATGTGGGAGCGCGTGTCGGATCTCTCCGAGCTGGGCGAATGGCTCGTCATGCACGAGGGGTGGCGCAGCGACATCCCAGACGAGATCACGGTGGGAACCGAGATCATCGGCGTGGCGCGATCGAAGGGATTGCGCAACCGGGTGACGTGGACGGTGACCAAGTGGGACCCGCCCCACGAGGTCGCGATGTCGGGGTCGGGCAAAGGCGGAGCAAAGTACGGCGTGACCGTCACCGTCGCGCCCCATGAGGACGGTTCGACCATGGGTCTGCGCCTTGAGCTGGGCGGGCGTGCCTTGTTCGGCCCGGTCGGCTCGGCCGCGGCCCGGGCGGTCAAAGGCGACGTAGAAAAGTCGTTGCAATTGTTCGTCGAGCGCTACGCCTGA
- a CDS encoding PPOX class F420-dependent oxidoreductase has translation MHTNLSKSRYALLRSFRRDGTPADTPIWFAFDGDAVVFRTKVGPKTKRLSARPDVELAVCDYRGRGATDWAPGRATVLAGAEAQRANRLLHRRYGWQWNIVPLLKIPGVTNVHRDLGLREKLRRARDRGVWADSAIVRVEPA, from the coding sequence ATGCACACAAATTTGAGCAAGTCGCGATACGCACTACTGCGGTCGTTCCGCCGCGACGGCACACCTGCCGACACCCCGATCTGGTTCGCCTTCGACGGCGACGCGGTGGTGTTCCGAACCAAGGTCGGCCCCAAGACCAAGCGCCTCAGCGCCCGCCCCGACGTCGAACTCGCCGTCTGCGACTATCGCGGCCGGGGTGCCACGGACTGGGCGCCGGGCCGGGCGACGGTCCTGGCCGGCGCTGAGGCGCAGCGGGCCAACCGGCTGCTGCACCGGCGTTACGGATGGCAGTGGAATATTGTGCCGCTGCTGAAGATTCCGGGCGTGACGAATGTGCACCGCGACCTCGGGCTGCGCGAGAAGCTGCGGCGCGCACGCGACCGTGGCGTGTGGGCCGACAGCGCCATCGTCCGGGTAGAGCCTGCCTAG